One Coriobacteriia bacterium genomic window, GGCAGCTACACCGCCGAACTCGAGGCGTTCTTCTCGGCGATTACAGGGCAGACCGTCGAAGGCGCGACGCTCCCGTCGCTCGAGGAGGCTGCGCGCGTCCTCGAACTGCTCGCGGACCGGAAGGCCTGCTGACATGACCGTGACCAACCCCTTGGCGGCCGATCTCGACCACGTCGTGGACTGCACCGGTGCGCTCTGGGAGCAGCTCAGGGGCGGCCGGCTGTTCATCACCGGCGGCACCGGGTTCGTCGGCCGCTGGATGCTCGAGAGCTTCGCGCGCGCGAACCGGGAGCTCGGGCTTGGCGCGCACGTCATCGCGCTCTCGCGCGACCCGGCGCGCTTCGCCGCGAAGGCTCCGCACCTTGTCGCCGATCCGGCGATCGAGTTCGTCGCGGGCGACATGCGCACGTTCGCGTTCCCCGAAGGCAACATCACGCACGTACTCCACATGGCCACCGAGACCAACCAGATCGCCGCGTCCGCACGGCCATCGCTCGAGTTCGACACCGCCGTGGAGGGCACGAGGCGCGTGCTCGCTCTCGCCGCGGAGCGCGGGGTGGCGGGCATGCTCTACACGAGCTCGGGCGCCGTCTACGGACGCCAGCCCTCCGATGTCACGCACGTGCCCGAGGACGCCGGGATCGCGCCCGTGCCGAACGACGTGGGTGCAGCGTATGCGCACGGCAAACGCGCCGCCGAGTTCCTGTGCGCGGCGGCTCATGCCGAGGTCGGCACGCCGGTGGCGATCGCACGGCTCTTCGCCTTCGTGGGGCCGCACCTGCCGATGGACGCCGGGTATGCGGTGGGCAACTTCATCCGTGACGCGCTCGCCGGAGCCCCGATCCGCATCGGGGGTGACGGCACACCGATGCGCTCGTATCTGTACGCCGCCGATCTCGCGTGGTGGCTGTGGACGGTCCTGCTCGCAGGCGCGCCGGCGCGCGCGTACAATGTGGGCTCCGATGCCGAGCTCAGCATCCGCGAACTCGCCGACACCGTGGCCCGCACGCTCGACGGCGCGGCCGAGGTGGAGGTCGCGAAGCAGCCTGTGGCGGGTGCGCCGCCGCGGCGCTATGTGCCCGACGTGACGCGCGCTCGGGAGGAACTCGGACTCGCACCGCTGGTGACTCTGGAGGACGGCATCGTGCGAACGGCCGCATGGTACCGCGCCACGAAAGGTGACTCACGATGATCGTTGCCGACTACATGTTCGAGAACCTCGCGTCCCGCGGAGTGAAGGACGTCTTCACGGTGGCGGGCGGTGGGATCATGTTCCTGCTCGACGCGCTCGGCAGGAGCGCCGACATCACCTACTGGGCGAACTCCCACGAGCAGGCATGTGCGATTGCCGCTGAGTCGTACGCGCGCATCACCGGTGACCTTGGCGTGTGCCTCGTGACGAGTGGCCCCGGTGCTACCAACGCGCTCTCGGCCATCCCCGGCGCGTTTGTCGACTCGGTGCCCGTGCTCGTCATCTCCGGGCAGGTCCGCACCAACCTGATCGCCGACTACGCCAAACACCGCCAGATCGGGCCGCAGGAGATCAACGTCATCGACATGGCGCGTCCAGTCACCAAGTACGCTACGACCGTCATGCATGCCGCCGACATCCCCGCCGAGCTCGAGAAGGCCGCGCGCATCGCCACTTCGGGCAGGCCGGGGCCGGTGTGGCTGCAGATCCCCCTCGACATCCAGTCCGCCGAACTCGATCCCGAGTGGATTACAGCGGCGGCGCATGCACCGGTGCCGGAGGCCCTCGAGCCCGGTACGAACGATCCCGCTTCGATCGGGCGCGTGGCAGAGCTGCTCCGCGGCGCCAGGCGTCCGGTGATCGTCACGGGCAACGGCATCCACATCGCACACGCCGAGACCGAGTTCGTGCGCTTCGCCGAGCACGTCGGCTGCCCCGTAGTGGCCACGATGGGCGGCATGGACCTGCTGCCGGAAGACCACCCGCAGTACCTCGGCCGCTTCGGCCCCACCGGCCAGCGCCGTGCGAACTTCACGCTCCAGAACGCCGACCTACTGTTGTGCCTCGGCGCGAGCATGGCCGTGAAGGACGTCGGCTTCGACACGAGCGGTTTTGCGCCGAAGGCGCGTCGCGTGATGGTGAACATCGAGGCCGAGGAGATGCGCAAGCCGCATTTCATCGCCGACGACGCCGTCCTGGCCGATGCCAAGTGGTTCCTGGACCGCTTCGTCGCCGAGGTCCCGGTGCACGACACTGCCTTCGATTCGCGCTGGCTCGAGGTGGCAGCCGCCTGGAAGCGCGACTACCCGATCGTCACCGACGATTACTACGAGGATTCCGAACACGTGAACACCTATGTGCTCGCCGCAGAGATCGGACACGCCTGCGAGCCCGGTGAGATCGTGCTTACCGGCAACGCCTCGGACGCCGTCTCGATCCATCACTCGTTCGCGGTCAAGCCGGGCCAGCGTGTCATCACCAATTACGGTTACGGTGCGATGGGCTGGGACCTGCCCGCCGCGGTGGGCGCGTGCATCGCGTCTGAAGGTGGCCGCACGGTGCTCGTGACCGGCGATGGCAGCATCCAACTCAACATCCAGGAGCTGCTCACCATCGGCCATAACTGCCTCAACGTGAAGGTGTTCGTCCTCAACAACGGCGGCTACGAGACGATCCGCGCCACGCAGACCAACTTCTTCGACGGCCGCTTCTACGGTTGCCATGCCGAGTCCGGCCTCGCCAACCCGCGTTTCGGCGCGCTCGCCGAGGCCTACGGCCTCAGGTACAAGCTGCTCTCGACCAACGACGATCTTGCCGACGGCATCGCCGAGGTCATGGCCGAGGACGGCCCGTGGCTCGTCGAGGCGAACATCGACTTCCTGCAGGAGAAGAAGCCCAAGACGGTCTCGCGCAGGCTCGAGGATGGGACGATGGTGTCGCCGTCGCTCGACGATCAGTACCCGTTCCTGCCGCGCGAGGAGCATGCCGCGGTGATGGGGCTCTTCAGTGACGAGTGAAGTCCAGCAGAGCGTGGATGCACCGGCTCCCGCCGGGAAGCCCCGCAATGCGACGATCGACGGCCTGAAGTACCTCGCCGCTGCCGGCATTGTGCTGCACCACGTGGCGGCGAACCCCGGAGGCAGGATAGCGACCTTCCTCATGGTGGCGCCGCTGTGGTCGCTCTTCTTCTTCTTCGCCGTATCGGGCTACTTCCACGGGGAGACCGGAGGCAGGGGAGGGCGCTGGTTGCTCCGGCGTATCACCCGCCTCGGTGTTCCCTACGCACTGTGGAGCCTGATCCTTGTCGCATGGAGTCAGCGCGAGGTGCTTCAGGGTGCGCCGTTCGCACTGCCCGAAATCACGAACGTGGTGTTCCTTGCAGGCGCCCACGGTATCCTGTGGAGCCTCCCGATGCTCATCTACTTCGCCATCGCGGTGGAGATTCTCGCCCGAAACGCGCTCATGCGACGGCTGCTCCTCGGGTTGTGCATTGCGCTGACCGTTGCGCTGTACTGGTCGCCGCTGTGGGAGACGGTGGCAACACACCCTCTCGCCAACTTCCTCCTCGCGCCGAGATGGCTCGTCGCGTACCTTGCAGGGATGGAGGTCAGGGCGAGCCGCCTGAGGCCGGCCCCCCGTAGTCTGCTGTGGCTTGCGCCCGCCGCGATGGTTGCCGTCGGGCTACTGCGACTTGGGTCGTCGTTGCTCGATCCACGTGTCCACACGACGCTCGAGACCACGCTGTGGATCGGCACCGCGCTCGCCATTCTGTGGGGCGCGCGCAACGGCCTTGCCTGGTTCGGAGTTGACCGACTCGCCTGGGGACGGGACTACCTCATCGGGGTGTACGTGACGCACATCCTGTGGCTGCAGTTCTTCTTCGCCATCGTGCCGTCATGGAAGGTGACGAGTATCGTGTGGGTCCCGCTCATGTGGGCCGCGGTCCTCGGTGCGGCGACACTCACGGTCTGGTTGCTACGTTCCAATCGTGTCACGCGCGTGATGGTCGCCTAAGACCACCGGAAGGACGTTGTGAAAAAGCTCGCCGACATCCAGAAGCTCAGGGCGTTCGCCATCCTTATGGTCATCCTCGGCCACACGGGTCTGAGCTTCCCGAACGCCCTCATACACGGCTACACGGGAGTCAGCCTGTTCTTCGTCATCTCGGGCTATGTCGTGACGCGCTCTATCATCCGGCGGCTGCCCGGTACGCGTGCCGCTCTCGATCGCGAGCACGCGACCTTCCTGAGGGACTTCTACCTGAGACGCGTCTTCAGGATCCTGCCCGTCGCCACGTTCTGGGTGCTCATCTCCATCGTCGTCGTGGCTGGTATCGCGATGATCGGCGAGGGCGTCGTGTGGCCGCTGCCGTGGACGCAAGAGGTCAAGTGGCTTCTGTCAGGCCTGTACAACTACCGGTTCGCCGCCGCAAGCACGTCGGGGATGTTCGGTCACTACTGGTCGCTCGCCGTCGAGATGCACTTCTACGTCCTGCTGCCCCTTCTGGTGTTAGCGGTGCGGAGCAAGAAGGCGCTCATCGGAGTCTGCGCGGCGGGCGTTGTGGCGGTATCCACGGTGTTCCGGGCGATGACGCCGTCGGCGGCCATCGGGTTCCTTACGCACACACAGGCCGACGCGCTGCTTATGGGAGTACTGATCTGCCTGCTCACCGATGCTGACGTGCCGCAGGCGCAGGCCCCGATCGCCGAGCGTAGGATCCCGATGTGGGCGAAGAACGGCATCATGCTGTCTCTTCTGGCGGCACTCTTCGTCCTTCCGTCGTACTTCGACGGCAGGTGGGATCCGATCTACAAGTACCCGGTCTTCACCGCGCTCGCGTCGTTGATCGTCTACCTGGCACAGCGGGACACCGGCTGGGTGCTTGGCGGCATGCCCGCCCTCGGGCGGCTCTTCTCGTATCTCGGCGACCGATCGTTCTCGCTGTACGTCAGTCATCCCATACTGTGGGTAGCGCTCATGCCGGTTGTGATGCGGCGGCTGGGCGATACAGTGCCGGCCTGGGTCACGACCACGGGGGCGGGTATCGCCATCCAGTTCGCGGTCATGTTGCTGGTGGCGCTTGCCGTTGCGGAAGCCTCGTACGCCCTCTTCGAGCTGCCCTACATCGACTACGGCAAGAGCGTCATCCGTCGCCTGCGCGAACGCGGGAACGCGGCCGCGCTCGCCGATGCCGGCGGGCATGGTTAGCGGGGTTTTCGCGCCACCACGATGATCGAGACGCCCCATGGCAGCCGCATGTGGCGCAGCAGCGCCATCTCGAGCCTGAACACGTGGTAGAAGGCGGCGTTGAGCGGACCCGGCGGCACCTTCTCGGTGGCTCCGCGCTTGCCGATGAGCTTCTCGGCCATGCGTTGCACCACGGCCAGTGGGAACAGCAGCGTGTTGAAGTACGACGCGCGCTCCACTTCGAGCCCTGCGGCGGTCACGGTCTGCTCGATCTCGAATCTGCGGTAGCGGCGCTGGTGCGCATTCAGCGTGTCGTGCGGTCCCCACAGCCATGCGAACGCCGGGACCGTAACGAGTGCGATACCGCCAGGCCGCAGCACCCGTGCTATCTCCAGCGCGGCAGAGATGTCGTCATCGAGGTGTTCGAGTACGTCCAGTGCCGTGACCACATCCTGACTCGCCGATTCGAACGGGAGTGGATCAGCCGTTCCTGCGATGACGTCAAGATGCCGCTGAAGGCACGTCTCCCGCGCTCCGGTGTCAGGTTCCACGCCACGGCAGCGGGTGTCGGGGAAGTGCTCACGCAGGTGGCATAGTGCCCCGCCCGTCCCGGCTCCGACGTCGAGCAGGTCGGCGATGTCGCCGTGCACGTGCAGCCTCAGTTGATCGGCAACGATTTCACGGCGTGCCCTGAACCACCAGTGGCGGTCTTCGAGTGAGCCGAATGATGCCAGGTAGGTCGGATCCATGCACGTCCCGTCTGCCGATGACTGCGGTCGCGTGGGGCGCCACGCCTGTGACACTACATGCCCGCGGTGGTGCAGTCCAGGTCGCGTCGGAGTACTGAGCGCCAAAGGATCAGTGAGCGTCGCATGCTATCGTATGCAGAGGTCTCGCCACGGTGCGGCGAGCGTGCGAACAGCAAGGAGACAGCTTGTCATCGGCCACCGCTAATCCGCTTCTTTCGGTCGTCGTACCGGTCTACGGTAGCGAGCAGATCCTGCCTCACACGCATCGCCGACTGACCGAGGTGCTGTCGACGATTCCGGGGCTCGATCACGAGATCGTGTTCGT contains:
- a CDS encoding NAD-dependent epimerase/dehydratase family protein, whose translation is MTNPLAADLDHVVDCTGALWEQLRGGRLFITGGTGFVGRWMLESFARANRELGLGAHVIALSRDPARFAAKAPHLVADPAIEFVAGDMRTFAFPEGNITHVLHMATETNQIAASARPSLEFDTAVEGTRRVLALAAERGVAGMLYTSSGAVYGRQPSDVTHVPEDAGIAPVPNDVGAAYAHGKRAAEFLCAAAHAEVGTPVAIARLFAFVGPHLPMDAGYAVGNFIRDALAGAPIRIGGDGTPMRSYLYAADLAWWLWTVLLAGAPARAYNVGSDAELSIRELADTVARTLDGAAEVEVAKQPVAGAPPRRYVPDVTRAREELGLAPLVTLEDGIVRTAAWYRATKGDSR
- a CDS encoding thiamine pyrophosphate-binding protein, which translates into the protein MIVADYMFENLASRGVKDVFTVAGGGIMFLLDALGRSADITYWANSHEQACAIAAESYARITGDLGVCLVTSGPGATNALSAIPGAFVDSVPVLVISGQVRTNLIADYAKHRQIGPQEINVIDMARPVTKYATTVMHAADIPAELEKAARIATSGRPGPVWLQIPLDIQSAELDPEWITAAAHAPVPEALEPGTNDPASIGRVAELLRGARRPVIVTGNGIHIAHAETEFVRFAEHVGCPVVATMGGMDLLPEDHPQYLGRFGPTGQRRANFTLQNADLLLCLGASMAVKDVGFDTSGFAPKARRVMVNIEAEEMRKPHFIADDAVLADAKWFLDRFVAEVPVHDTAFDSRWLEVAAAWKRDYPIVTDDYYEDSEHVNTYVLAAEIGHACEPGEIVLTGNASDAVSIHHSFAVKPGQRVITNYGYGAMGWDLPAAVGACIASEGGRTVLVTGDGSIQLNIQELLTIGHNCLNVKVFVLNNGGYETIRATQTNFFDGRFYGCHAESGLANPRFGALAEAYGLRYKLLSTNDDLADGIAEVMAEDGPWLVEANIDFLQEKKPKTVSRRLEDGTMVSPSLDDQYPFLPREEHAAVMGLFSDE
- a CDS encoding acyltransferase, whose translation is MTSEVQQSVDAPAPAGKPRNATIDGLKYLAAAGIVLHHVAANPGGRIATFLMVAPLWSLFFFFAVSGYFHGETGGRGGRWLLRRITRLGVPYALWSLILVAWSQREVLQGAPFALPEITNVVFLAGAHGILWSLPMLIYFAIAVEILARNALMRRLLLGLCIALTVALYWSPLWETVATHPLANFLLAPRWLVAYLAGMEVRASRLRPAPRSLLWLAPAAMVAVGLLRLGSSLLDPRVHTTLETTLWIGTALAILWGARNGLAWFGVDRLAWGRDYLIGVYVTHILWLQFFFAIVPSWKVTSIVWVPLMWAAVLGAATLTVWLLRSNRVTRVMVA
- a CDS encoding acyltransferase; protein product: MKKLADIQKLRAFAILMVILGHTGLSFPNALIHGYTGVSLFFVISGYVVTRSIIRRLPGTRAALDREHATFLRDFYLRRVFRILPVATFWVLISIVVVAGIAMIGEGVVWPLPWTQEVKWLLSGLYNYRFAAASTSGMFGHYWSLAVEMHFYVLLPLLVLAVRSKKALIGVCAAGVVAVSTVFRAMTPSAAIGFLTHTQADALLMGVLICLLTDADVPQAQAPIAERRIPMWAKNGIMLSLLAALFVLPSYFDGRWDPIYKYPVFTALASLIVYLAQRDTGWVLGGMPALGRLFSYLGDRSFSLYVSHPILWVALMPVVMRRLGDTVPAWVTTTGAGIAIQFAVMLLVALAVAEASYALFELPYIDYGKSVIRRLRERGNAAALADAGGHG
- a CDS encoding class I SAM-dependent methyltransferase; the encoded protein is MDPTYLASFGSLEDRHWWFRARREIVADQLRLHVHGDIADLLDVGAGTGGALCHLREHFPDTRCRGVEPDTGARETCLQRHLDVIAGTADPLPFESASQDVVTALDVLEHLDDDISAALEIARVLRPGGIALVTVPAFAWLWGPHDTLNAHQRRYRRFEIEQTVTAAGLEVERASYFNTLLFPLAVVQRMAEKLIGKRGATEKVPPGPLNAAFYHVFRLEMALLRHMRLPWGVSIIVVARKPR